ACGGGAGGCTGGCCGCCTGATCAGCGGCTATCCCATTGTAAGGTATGGAATTTGTGGATGTCATTGGCTGGGGCGGTAGGATTCGAACCTACGGTGCGCGGTACCAAAAACCGGTGCCTTACCACTTGGCTACGCCCCAACCGTGGCGCGGGATTTACGCCAGAGGCCGGAGGGGCGCAACCCCCTTCTAGAAAATTTCTTGGTCTTTTTTACTTCACCTAGCGGCAGCCCCGCCGCGACCCTTTGGCTCTGGGCTCTCGCACCCGGGATCGCCCTCCGGCGCGGCCCTGAGAGCGTTGCCCTGCCCGCTTGTGACACCCTCGGGCGGGCGCCGAAAGAACGCGTGTTGTCCGCGGCCCGCGCGCTTCGCAGAGTAAAGCGCTGTGTCGGAATCCTCGAGCAGCGCGCTGGCGCTGCGATAGCGCGCAGCCTCCCCATTGGCGGCGATGCCGATGCTGGCCGAGATCCGCGCGCGCTCTTCTCCCAAGGCCACCGGCGCCTCCAGACGCCGGATCAGATGTTCGGCCAGTTCCGACAGCCGCTCGGCGTCGGTGAGCCCGACGAGGATGATGATGAACTCATCGCCGCCCACCCGCGCCACCGTGTCGTCACGCCGCGTGAGCTCGAGCATGATCCGCGCCACCTGCTGCAGCACGCGGTCCCCTGCCCCATGGCCCAGCGTGTCATTGACCCGCTTGAAGAAATCGAGGTCCACATGCATCAGCGCGAATTCGGCATCACGGCGCAGCAGTTCGGCCAGCGCATGGGTCACCGCGCGGCGGTTGCGCAAGCCGGTCAGCGGATCGGTGAAGGCGCGCTGCTCGGCGGCCAGCATCGCCCCTTGCAAACGCCGATTGAGGGTGCGCGAGGCCTCCATCGCGGCCGATTTCGCCTCGACAAGATAGAGCATGTCTATGGCCAGATCCGTCGGGGCGAAGTCGCTGCTGGTCAGCGCGTGATCGCGCACCGCCTCGACCACGCCAATACCGAACGAGAGGTTGAGCACCGCCCCGCCGCCCGTGTCCGGCAGCGCAAGCCCGCGCAGACCGCCACGGCGCTCTTCGGCGCGACCAGTGAAGCGAACATGCAGTTTACGGCCAGACGCCGCATGAAGCTGGGTGATGTCGGTGATCCGGCGCGGACGGAAAATCTCGAGGAGACTGGTGAAGTGCTGGCCGCCGAAGTCTGCCCCCGCCCGCTCTGCACCCCCGCGCAGCACGCGGCGCAGGGTCGGACCCAGCGCGACGATCCGGCCGCTCGCATCCAGACGCAGGTGCATGGGACAGAGCGCATCGAGCGTGGTCTGTGGCAGGCTCAGCTCCATCATCGGCGGCACCCCGCCCCATGCGCGCCCAGATCGAACCGGCGCCCCTCGGCAAAGGCGGTCTCAATCACCGTGATGTCGATCAGCTCACAGCTTCCGCTTCCGTCGCGCAACTCAAGCAGGGCCAGCGCGCCGTAATCATCTGCCATGGCCCGCAGCACGCCAGCCATGACATGGGAAAAACCAGTGCTCGCGGGCGGCCTGCAGTGGCAGATAAGTGTGAACTGCCGGGAAGCCACATCGCGCAATTCCAGCAACGGCAGATCGAGGTCAGGCACCGCGAGTCGCGCGCGCCCCGGCAGTTCCTCGAGCGAGTGCAGGAAGTCGATGAAATCCTCACCGCCGTAGCGCATCAGCCGGCGCAGTCCCTCGTTGTTGGGATGGGTGATGAGATAGGTGCCGATATCCTCGAGCATGACATTGCGCGATTTGCCGAGTTCGGCTTCGGCGGCCTGCAAAACGCGCCCGACAAGCTGCGCCTCATAGTCGAGCATCGCCTCGAAATCCGGCAGTTCGAGCCGCGCGCGGGTCGCGATCTCTCGCCAGAGGTCGGGCCCATAAGTGTCCTGCAAGAAGCACTGGAGTGTTCGGGCGACCAGCCCGTGCATCCGCCCATCCTCCTGTCTTTGGGGTTTCCATTGCGATCCTTGAGGGCGATCCTCGAGCGCGATCCTCAAACCCGTCTCAAAGCAGGCCTGCCACCACGCAGGCCCGCCAGAACTTTAGCGCAGAGAGATTAATGGAGCGGTAAACCGTCAGGGACTGGGCAGATATCCCTAATCAGGCGACCTCAGACTTCAGCCACATGGGCAGATGGCCGATATCCGGCAGCACCATATCGGCGTGGGGAGAAAGGTCATCAGCCTCCGCAGGGCCGGTGAGCACGGCAACCGTCATCATTCCCGCAGCCCGTCCGGCTTCGAGATCATGGGTGCTGTCACCGACCATGACCACCCGCGCAGGTTCCAACCCAACAGCCGAGGCAAAAGCCAGCAGCGGCTCTGGCGAGGGTTTCGCGCCATGGCCGCTGTCAAAACCGGCGATGAAATCGAAACTCTGCGCCACTCCTGCCCCGCGCAGTTGCGCCAGCGCCGAGGCCTCGCTGTCGTTGGTCATGACCCCAAGCCGCAGACCCTCGCGCGCCAGCCCTTCGAGCAGCGGCAGCAGCGGCACGGCCTCCGACAGCGGCGCGCGCGCCGCCTCGGCCGCGAGATAAGCCTCGATCTCGCCGACATCGGCACGCCCCAGCCCGCGGGCCAGACATTCGGCGGCCTCGCGATTGGTCCCGGCGATCACCGGGCTGTCCTTGAAGAAAGACTCGGTCTCGAGCTCAAAGCGCAGCTCCCGCGCCATGGCCGAGATCAATGCAGCCTCGCCCCCGGCAAGCTGCCGCATCACGGTTAGCGCCCAAACGTTCCAAGTGCGGGCAAAATCGAACAATGTGCCGTCCTTGTCGAACAGCACCCCGTCGGCGCGGTGGCGCAACGGGCTCATGTCCAATGCACTTCGCCGCCGCCGGGCATATGCTGGCGCGCCTGAAACGGCACGTCATAGGCATGGCCGCTTTCGTCGCAGAACGCCCGCACCCATGCGTCGTCCATCAGCAGGAAATCCAGCACGGCGCCCTGAAAGCCCGGATCGGAGAGATTCGAGCGAAAGTCGTCGATCGAAGCCCCTGTCGCCCCGAGGAAGACCGGCAAGAGCTCGTCATTGGCGGCCAGCCATGCGGCGGCCTGCAAGCCGATCAGTTCTGCTTGGTCGCGGCCCAGCATCTTCGCGTCTCTCCCGGATTTCGAAAGGCTTTTTTAACCAGTTTTCATAAAGACTGAGCGCGCATTCGGATGCAAGCCCCGCCCGCAACGCGCAGGTGCGGGCGCTTCTTAGGGACCCAACGGGACGAATGGAACCATGCCCCGCGCTGGCTGGAGGAGGCCGCGAGCGGGCATTAGCGCGAAGGGCGCCGCGCCGCGGCAGGAGAACGATTGGACGAGATGACAGGACGGATCCTCATCGCCGAGGCCACCGCCGAGCAGCGCATCCTGCTGCGGGCCAAGCTGGCTTCGGCCTTCTATACGGTCACCACCGCCGAGAGCGGCGCCGAAGCGCTGCGGCTCGCCGCCGCGACGCCGCCCGATCTGGTGATTGCGGGCAGCATGCTGCCGGATATGTGCGGCACCACCTTCTGCACCCGGCTCAGGGCGCTTGGCGGTCACCGCGATACGCCGCTTGTGCTGCGCTCCGACGAGGACCGCCCAGAGGAACGGCTGGCGCTGCTCGCTGTCGGCGCGGATGATGTCATTGCCCGCAGCGATGGCGAGCTGCTGCTGGCCCGGCTGCGCAATTTGCTGAGCCATGCCCGCACGCGCGACGAAATGCGGATGCGCGACGACACGCAGCGCGCCTTGGGTCTAGCCGAAGCGCCGCAAGGGTTCAGCAGGCCGCCCAAGATCACGCTGCTGCCGCTCACAGCCGACCCGGCCCTCGATGCGACCGCGGCGCAGCTTCGTATCGCGCTCGACGCGCAGCTGCGCACCGCCGAGCCGGAACGGCTCTTGGCGGCGCGCGCGCCCGCGTCAGAGGCGATCATTCTCATCGACACAGGGTGCGGCGCTGGCAGCGGGCTCGCGCTCTTGTCGCAGTTGCGCATGCAGCGGCGCGGACATCCGCCCTGCATTGTCTATGTCACCGGCCCCGGCCAGCCGGAGATCACCGCCAAGGCGCTCGACCTCGGGGCCGACGATGTGCTCTCGGGCGGGCTCGATCCGTTGGAATTGGCCCTGCGCCTGCCGCGTCTGATCAGCCGGGCGCGGCGGGTCCAAAGCCACCGCAAGGCGCTGCGTAAAGGGCTGCGCGCCGCGGTCACCGATCCGCTCACCGGGCTTCACAATCGCCGCTACGCGCTGCCGCATCTTGCACGGATGTTGGAACAGGCGCAGCAGCAGGCCGAGCCGCTGGCGATCCTTCTTGCGGACCTCGACCATTTCAAATCGGTGAACGACCGCTGCGGGCACCCGGTGGGCGATCAGGTGCTCGCGGCCACGGCGCGGACCTTGGCCCGCGATCTGCGAAGCGCCGACCTCGTGGCGCGTTTCGGGGGCGAGGAATTCCTCATCGCGCTGCCGAACACCGATGCCGCGCAAGCGCTTGCCGCGGCAGAGAAGCTGTGCAGGCGGGTCGCGACACAGCCACTTTGCGCGCCGCAGGTCACCATCAGCATCGGTCTGGCCCTCAGCTACGGACCGGACACCGCGGAGGAGGCGCTAAAGCGGGCGGACCAAGCACTCTACCGCGCCAAACACGCCGGGCGCAATCAGGTGCATCTGGGCAGAACGGCGCTCGCGCCTCCCAGCCTGCAAGACGCACCGCGCGCCCTGCGGCGCTGACCGGGCGTCTATGCCGGACAGAACCACCCGTTCGGCGCGCAATCAGTCGCGCTTTTTCGGAGGCAGGCGTTTCGCCAATTCGTCGAGCTTCATTTCAAGCCGATTGGCATAGGCAGCCCGCTCGTCGGGCGACAGCCCCGAGACATAGTCCACCAGCACCTGCTGGCCCATCTTTTGCCGCTCTGCAGCTCGCGCATCTTGGGCGCTCAACACCTGCTCGAACCCCGCCCGGTCAAAAGGCTCAGCGCGCAGCAGTTCCAGCGTTTCGCGATAGGCACGGAACGGTGCCGGGGGTCGTGCGTCGCCGCGCTTGCGCTCGAAGGAGGCGAAAAGCTCGCGCCCCAATTCGCGGCGCTGCGAGTCAGAGAACGCAGACGTATAGGGCGCGATAAAGTCGCGGCCGCGCGGCGGCCCGTTGCGATCAGGCCCGCCGTGACGCAGCACGCCGCCCGCAACAATCCCCACGACCGCAAGGTTCAGCGCCAGCGAGCCGAGCAGCAGCCAGCGCATCCAGCGCGGCGAGCGCCCAGTGCTGCCGCCAGCCTGCGAGCTCGCCGGTTTCGGTGTTTCAGATGCCATTCTCAAAGTCCCAACATCGCGTAGTCAAAGCCACTCGACGGGTCGAGCGCCGAGAGTGTGCTGCTGGTGTCGTAAGAGATCAGCGTCGACATCGCATCGGGCGAGGCAACGCCGATCCACACACCTGCGGCACATGCCGCCGCAAGCCCGGCCATCGCGGGCCAGCCTCCGAAGGCGCGCAGCGCGGCGCGCCAACCGCCGCCACGAGACGCGGCAGCGCGGGGCACGTCAGCCGGGCGCGGGGCGGGCTGCTCGGCGAGCGCCAGCGCCTCCATACGCGCCATCCAGTCCCCCGAAGGCAGCGCGGCGTCGCGCCGTTCCGCCTCGAACAGGGGGCCGAGATCCCCTTCTTCAATCCTGCGCTCGTCAGTCATCGTCG
This portion of the Salipiger sp. CCB-MM3 genome encodes:
- a CDS encoding GGDEF domain-containing protein — its product is MMELSLPQTTLDALCPMHLRLDASGRIVALGPTLRRVLRGGAERAGADFGGQHFTSLLEIFRPRRITDITQLHAASGRKLHVRFTGRAEERRGGLRGLALPDTGGGAVLNLSFGIGVVEAVRDHALTSSDFAPTDLAIDMLYLVEAKSAAMEASRTLNRRLQGAMLAAEQRAFTDPLTGLRNRRAVTHALAELLRRDAEFALMHVDLDFFKRVNDTLGHGAGDRVLQQVARIMLELTRRDDTVARVGGDEFIIILVGLTDAERLSELAEHLIRRLEAPVALGEERARISASIGIAANGEAARYRSASALLEDSDTALYSAKRAGRGQHAFFRRPPEGVTSGQGNALRAAPEGDPGCESPEPKGRGGAAAR
- a CDS encoding HAD family hydrolase, translated to MSPLRHRADGVLFDKDGTLFDFARTWNVWALTVMRQLAGGEAALISAMARELRFELETESFFKDSPVIAGTNREAAECLARGLGRADVGEIEAYLAAEAARAPLSEAVPLLPLLEGLAREGLRLGVMTNDSEASALAQLRGAGVAQSFDFIAGFDSGHGAKPSPEPLLAFASAVGLEPARVVMVGDSTHDLEAGRAAGMMTVAVLTGPAEADDLSPHADMVLPDIGHLPMWLKSEVA
- a CDS encoding heme NO-binding domain-containing protein, translating into MHGLVARTLQCFLQDTYGPDLWREIATRARLELPDFEAMLDYEAQLVGRVLQAAEAELGKSRNVMLEDIGTYLITHPNNEGLRRLMRYGGEDFIDFLHSLEELPGRARLAVPDLDLPLLELRDVASRQFTLICHCRPPASTGFSHVMAGVLRAMADDYGALALLELRDGSGSCELIDITVIETAFAEGRRFDLGAHGAGCRR
- a CDS encoding diguanylate cyclase, which produces MTGRILIAEATAEQRILLRAKLASAFYTVTTAESGAEALRLAAATPPDLVIAGSMLPDMCGTTFCTRLRALGGHRDTPLVLRSDEDRPEERLALLAVGADDVIARSDGELLLARLRNLLSHARTRDEMRMRDDTQRALGLAEAPQGFSRPPKITLLPLTADPALDATAAQLRIALDAQLRTAEPERLLAARAPASEAIILIDTGCGAGSGLALLSQLRMQRRGHPPCIVYVTGPGQPEITAKALDLGADDVLSGGLDPLELALRLPRLISRARRVQSHRKALRKGLRAAVTDPLTGLHNRRYALPHLARMLEQAQQQAEPLAILLADLDHFKSVNDRCGHPVGDQVLAATARTLARDLRSADLVARFGGEEFLIALPNTDAAQALAAAEKLCRRVATQPLCAPQVTISIGLALSYGPDTAEEALKRADQALYRAKHAGRNQVHLGRTALAPPSLQDAPRALRR
- a CDS encoding DUF3572 domain-containing protein, with translation MLGRDQAELIGLQAAAWLAANDELLPVFLGATGASIDDFRSNLSDPGFQGAVLDFLLMDDAWVRAFCDESGHAYDVPFQARQHMPGGGEVHWT
- a CDS encoding periplasmic heavy metal sensor, producing MASETPKPASSQAGGSTGRSPRWMRWLLLGSLALNLAVVGIVAGGVLRHGGPDRNGPPRGRDFIAPYTSAFSDSQRRELGRELFASFERKRGDARPPAPFRAYRETLELLRAEPFDRAGFEQVLSAQDARAAERQKMGQQVLVDYVSGLSPDERAAYANRLEMKLDELAKRLPPKKRD